The genomic stretch CGTTGCTCAGCTTTTCCCGGGCGGTCCCCACGTTTGGGGCGGGATTAGCTTCCAGTCTACCGGTAGCGCTGACAGTGATGGGGGTTTGCCGGTACCTGAGTCCTCATGTGCCGCCCTCAACCGGCGTCTTCCGGGTCCCCATATACGGAGCAGGGCTCCAAGAGGCTCACAGCGGCACTCAGCGCTTCGAGGTGTCAACCCTTTGCTACTTGGGAGTCAGGTCGCCCGCGCGAGGGCACTCCCCACCGCGCGCAGGCATGCGAACGGAACGCCTCCCGCCCAGCTCACGTGATGTACGTCACCCGTAGGTATCGCCGGGGCCAGTGCTGCCCGGGGCCCTCAAGGGGCCGTAGCGACGCTCGGGGCCACCGGGGCCCAGCACCTTGATCGCCCTGACCGTGCCGTGCCCGAGATCCTCGTTCAGCCGGGCCACCAACTGAGGCGCGAGCAGCCGAAGATTCGTCGCCCACGCCGTCGAGTCGCACCGCACGACCAGCACCCGCTCGTCCTCGTCGTACGTCACCGGCACACAGTGCTTCGCCAGATCCGGGCCCACGATCTGCGGCCAGCGGCCCATCACCCCGCCCACCGCGGCCGGCGTCTCCCAGCCACGCTCGGTGATCAGCCGGTTGATGGCGGCGCCGAGCGCCATGGGGTCACGGCCGTCGG from Streptomyces davaonensis JCM 4913 encodes the following:
- a CDS encoding DUF721 domain-containing protein, producing the protein MTAEEPKKSPEPSGVDLARVALRAAKEQARARGDAQQQKKQARRGGGLRSGARADGRDPMALGAAINRLITERGWETPAAVGGVMGRWPQIVGPDLAKHCVPVTYDEDERVLVVRCDSTAWATNLRLLAPQLVARLNEDLGHGTVRAIKVLGPGGPERRYGPLRAPGSTGPGDTYG